The Microcaecilia unicolor chromosome 3, aMicUni1.1, whole genome shotgun sequence nucleotide sequence agtgcactgcgcccactaaaactgctccagggacctgcatactgctgtcatggagctgagtatgacaattgaggctggcaaaaaaatatatatattttttttttttagggtgggaggggtttggtgaccactggaggaataaggggaggtcaaccccgattccctccggtggtcatctggtcagtttgggcaccttttttaagcttggtcgtgaaaaaaaatggaacaagtaaagtcgaccaaatgctcgtcagggacgcccttcttttttccattatcagccaaggacgcccatctcttaagcacgccccagtcccgcctttgctatgcctccaacacgcccccgtgaactttggtcgtccccgcgacggaaagcagttgagggcgtccaaaatcggctttcaattatgccgatttgtgcgaccttgtgagaaggacgcccatcttgcaatttgtgtcggaagatgggcgcccttctctttcgaaaatgcccctgatagttacGTAATCATCTATCAACCATTTCCATTACTGTCCCCTAAAAGAGTGAAAAGATTTCATCTCTTTGAACGATTGTTGGCTTTTCAAGCCCCTGAAGTTTGGAAAAATGTACCGACAGGTATGAATATGATGACAGATTATTTGCGTTTTAGGAAATGAGACTGTATTTTTCAGCAAATGTGTTTAATTTTATTGAGATTAATGATTCATTTGCTATTCTATATGCTATGTAAGTCCTAAGGACTCTACCTTGGTTTCTTgatttttgtaaaccgcttagaggggtcctgaaaaatggcctgcagtagtgtagacgtatgttttgggcgcacgcagaatcattttttagtgcaacccacaaaaatgcctttttaaaaatttttgccaaaaacggaggtgcggctaaatgaaaattgccgcgcattcattttgggtctgagacgttaCTGCAAGCTAtcaacctagcagtaaggtctcacgcggtaaccgggtggtaatggtctacacacgtccgaaaataaaaatgatttttcagatgcgtgtagtggacatgtgccaaaattgaaattaccacaaggaccacgcggtaaccgggcggtaactatgcacctacatggcttagtaaaagggccccagaatttgTGGTTTTAGCAGTATAGAAGTGTGatagaataataataatgcaAGATGATAGTGCACAGCAGGAGTTTGAAAGCTTCGAAATTAAATTATTGTAAGCTAGTTTCAGtaagctggctggctggcctggGGGTCAGGACTAAGCTGTAAAATGAATCCCCGGTCCTTGGCATGGCCTTCAAAGTTTCAAATTGAATGCAGGGAAAACTGAAGCTGATGCACAGACCAAGCTCAGGTgtgatctatatctatatatgtataatatatatatatatatccctctGGTTCTGTCGTATTGCCCTCCTGCACCTACCTGCAAGTGTTTATATGTTATACAGAGGTTGAGCCAAGCCAAGGCATTTAAGGAATCCTTTGGAATTATTTTTCTTATTATCTGTCCTTTTCCTTATCTATAAAACTAAAGAGCAAACTCTCATTTTTATCCAGCAGAGGACGGGTCCAGGGACGACTGTGAGATGCAGAGGGAGGAATGGAAACATCGAGACCTCTCCACGCACAGCCTGTGTTCTTCCGCTGACTATGAAGGAAGTGTCAGTAGAGTAACCTTGCCCATGGTGGATGGCAGAGAACAAAAGGGAGAAAGACCAGACGCGTGGAGCGAATGTGCCAGAAATTTCAATTGCAGCTCAAATTTTGTTCAGCCTCAAAGACTCCACGAAAGAGAGACATCCTTTAGGTACAGCGAATGTGGGAAAAGCTTTGGCACCCAATCACACTCCATCGAATACCAACGAATGCCGAGTAATTTTGTCCTCCAGCAAGACAGTAAAAACGGGGACCACTTAATTTCTGAGTACGATAAGATAACCCTCCTTCTGGCGCAGAGCAGAAATGATCCACAAAGGAAACCATTCAAATGTACTGAGTGTGAGAAGTCATTTGCATACCGATCCACACTAAAAGTTCACAAGAGAGTTCACACAGGTGAGAAACTATTTACTTGTTCTgagtgtgataaatgtttcagtcaAATTGGCAACCTGAGACAACATAAAATTACTCACCTGGGAGAaaaatttaaatgttctgaatgcgaTAAAAGCTATAATTATATATCTTGCCTGAGAAGACACGAAAGGAGCCACAGAGGATACCGGCCGTTTACTTGTTCTCATTGTAATAAGTGTTTCAGTGAGCTACGCAACCTGAAACAACATGAAATGACGCACACGGgggaaaaaccatttaaatgctcTGAATGTGATGAATACTTCAGGTATATATTTAGCCTGAGACGGCACGAAAGGATTCATGCAAGAGGGACCCCGTTCAAGTGTTCTGAGTGTGATAAATGCTTCAGTCAGGTGAGCAACCTGAGAAGACATGAACTGACCCACAAGGAAGAGAAACCGTTTAACTGTTCTGAAAGCGATATAAGTTTTGGACAGATAAGCAACCTGACCCAACTTGACGCGACCTTTGTCGAAGAGAACCCCACCTGTTTGGAGAAGTTATCCAGGCAGAAGCCGTACAAATGttttgaatgtgataaatgtttcagtcaGCTGGGGAACCTGAGGCAACATGAAATGACGCACACGGGGGAGAGACCCTATCAATGTTCTCAATGTGATAAACGGTTCATCCAGTTGGGCAACATGAGACAACACGAAATGACCCACATGGAagggaaaccatttaaatgtactGAATGTGCTGAAAGTTTCAGTTATATATCTAGCCTCAGACGACATGAAAGGATCCACGCCAGAGGGACACCATTTAGATGCAccgaatgtgataaatgttttagtTATGTATCCAGCCTGTTAAGACATGAAAAGATCCACACAAAAGGGACACCTGGTGCCTTTCTGTTCCCACCGATAGAAAGCTCAATGGAAGAAAACCAGACAGCGGTAAAAGAGAATGAGACAAGAACGGCATTGCAGATAGAAGTGTTGGTACCAAACGACTGTTCTGTATAACAGATATATAACGATGATATCCTGAAGCACTAGCCAATGCAATAATAAACCAGAAAATTTCAGAAAGAGTCCGAAGTGTGTTGGGCGCCACCAGcttaatttaaaattaaaaattgtaaCTTAGAAGCACAGCTTCCCTGTACATATTACACcgtatgaactccagaaggaagctgtctttggcacacTGCAGATATTAAGATACGGACTAGCAGTCTACATTTGAGATGCCAAGATCATGTCCAGCAGATCCCGGATAAGGAACGAGCTTCGTTACTGTCGTAGacacaaaacccacctgtttgGAGACACTACCTCAAGAGAAGCCATTTCAATGTTACCGATTGTTGAGTTTTGCTTAGAAATGATATCTTATGATGCACACGTGATTTGCAGCAGACGATGACCGTTTGAAACGTAGTGAATGTGTAGAATGTTTTCCTTGGAGATCCTGATTTTCACTGCatggaaaggtgggggggggagggagagggaggtcaTGAGGAGAGAAATCATTTACTTGTACTGTGAAAAAATAATTCATTTGGGAAAGACCCTGTTTAATATTGCCTTTCCTGTATCCTTTAACTCATGCACCCTGCACGAGTGATGTTCAGGTCTACTTTCTCTGTGTAGATAAGaatttataatttatatttttaCAGTTTGACAATAACTAGTCTAACGGCTACTTGCCTTTCAAAAAACAATGCTCCATCTATAGGGTTAATCCGTAGCTGCTGCAGTTGTAGTCCTGTCCTGTGTGAAAGAATTAGATAGACAAGCATGTTCTTGATGTAGTTGGggtgggttgtttttttgttttttttaagaaaccTCCAGCCCTTCCTTAACTTCagtgccggaggatatggtaacagcggttagcgtatctgggttttaaaaaggtttggacaaattcctggagggaaagtccatagtctgctattgagacagacatggggaagcaactgcttgctctgggatttgtagtatggaatgttgctactctttgagattctgcatggaatcttctactctttaggattccagaatcttgctattctttggggttctacatggaatcttgtcactctttagggttccagaatcttgctattcttttgggttctacatggaatcttgctattctttggggttctacatggaatcttgccattCTTTGGGGATCTATATggtatcttgttactctttgggggatctggaatgttgccacgatttgggattctgccaggtacttgtgacctggcttggccactgtttggaaaaaatgatgctggtctagatggaccattggtctgacccagtatggcaatggaaGGGAATTTCTCTGCATTCATTTTTTTGTCAGACTCGCTCTGCTCTCAGGGTTAGTGATAAGAATATTCTGTCCTGACTAGAGATTTTAATATTGAGTTTGTTTAAGCTCTTCTTTGCACCCTGGGATGCACCTGAGTGAGTAAATGTATCTCAGGATACCTCATATGCACAGCTTTTCTGACGGGGAACTGGTCACTGGCTTGTAGCTGATCCTTACCTCATCCATTACCTGGaatccctctgctcagtgtaaggtggcagctaagaaagcaaatagaatgttaggtattattaggaaaggaatggaaaacaaaaacgaagatgttataatgcctttgtatcgcaccatggtgcgaccgcacctcgaatattgtgttcagttctggtcaccacatttcaaaaaagatatagtggaattagaaaaggtgcagagaagggcgacgaaaatgataaaggggatgggatgacttccctatgaggaaaggctaaagcggctagggctcttcaacttggagaaaagacagccgaggggagatatgatagatgtttatAAAATGATGTGTGGAGTTGAACatgtagacgtgaattgcttgtttactctttccaaaaatattaggactagggggcacgcgatgaagctacaaagtagtaaatttaaaacgaatcggagaaaatatttcttcactcaacgtgtaattaaactctggaattcggtgCAAGAAaaggtagtaaaagcagttagcttagcggggtttaaaaaaggtttggatagcttcctttaaaaaagtccataagccattattaatatggacttgggaaaaatccactgcttatttctaggataagcagcataaaatgtattgtactgttttgggatcttgccaggtacttgtgaccaggattggccactggtggaaacaggatgctgggttgatggaccggtgtgtcccagtatggtaatactcaTGTACTTATATAATATCAGGAGCCAAACATAGATCTATTAAAAAGAAAAGAGTATTAAACTGCTGAGAGACATGAACACCACTTTAAAGACTTCTGTTCATATTACTACAGCTCTACTAGATGTACAGagcactgtacacaaacacaTGAGAGACCATCCCTTCTCAACCGAGCTTACGATCTATTCACGACAGCGAAATAGGACAAATCAGGGCTTAGGGAGGACAAGGACACGGAGAAAGTTTTAAAAGATTGCAGAATCacaaaagaaatgtttttacgtttaaACGTGAGAACACGATCCGTTTACTGAgcgcaaaagaaaaaagaaagggacGGTCATTTTAATACAGGtagagaaaggaggaagaggacGTTGAAAAAAGAACTGTAGAAATCTTTTACCCCTCACTGATCCTGAAAATTGAAGGAAGGTGATTGATATGAAATTCAAAATTGTGATGAAGAAGTTACTAAAACCCAAAATGCCCGGAGCTGATAAAGTAGCGACAGTAGATTAGAAGATTTGAAGAGGCACGAGGCCTACGCTTTAGGTGGCAAGAATGTGAAGGTTAAATGGATTTGTTGCCTCCAGTTCAGTCCCAATCCTCGGAGCCACGAGGTCATAGAAAGGTCGCCGCCGCCCTCCCctacagcaggggcatagccagacaacagattttgggtgggcctaggcaagaagtgggtgggcaccgagtgttcaccgccccccccccccccccaaccaccaccaccgaaaaaatatctcagctggcaggaaaacacttctttccaccttggccaaATATGCCAACTACGCGGTTTTCCCGCAGGGTTGGGCGACTTTTCTAGTTGGCCGCAGGCACTTTTCCCAAGTTGTGGGTTGCGATTTTCTGGGCGATTTTGAGATGGTCCGGCGGCCGCATGGCCCACGCTGGTTGGCTCTGTCTCTAGTGCTCAATGCCcaccctattggtcaaatttggagccggATTGAGGCTTAGTTTATCTCCGAGGCCTCATTCCGGcttcaaatttgaccaatagaagGCGAGGTGGGTGATGAGGTCATCAGCTGATGATGATGACTCATCACTTCATGCTGGAGACTGGACTGGAGCAGCGAGCGCACTGAGAGGagtagcagtctgcagcaggcatgcgctgaaaactgagcatgtgcaggtgccagtatcatagacagtagcgttttcattaccgttgggggggaagtcttcagctgacagagtttgggatccccaccaggtacctttaaatgtgtgctactgttgggtgggcctgagccctgagtgggtggaccctggcccacccaggcccacctgtggctacaccactgccctacAGCTTGTGGAGCCAAAGGCGTGTTGTTCCAGGGCTGAGAAAACAGCTGACTGGCCTGTATTCCTCACAGGGTGgcaaaaataaatacagtacTAACAGCGGGCAGACAGATCCAGAAATCCGCTAACTCTTACTGTTTCAGTTGAGGGATGGAAAACTGAAGACACTCATTTTCTGCCCTAAAAGAATGATACTGCTGGCACTAAACCCCCCTGCCGATGTGgccacgggaggggggggggagggctgctgCCTCTCAGGCTATCacctgggggaggagagggagttgGAAAATGAAGTCCCTCTTGCATTTCATATGGCTTGTAGGGATTGAAACGTGAAATTGCTCCTTCCACTGACGTGGGCTGGGGACAATATCCGAGCCACTTTTTCTCCCGATGTGGCCTGAGGAAGCTGTTGCCCTGCCTCCCTGGCGCATTCCacagggctaaaaaaaaaaatcgtcaACGTTGTCGCTCCCTGTTGTTCAGTTTTTAAGGGAAAAGGACAGAAAGGTAATGGCAGCACCAATATTTAGGAGTTactaaaaagggaggggggacaaaCCATGTCTTACCAATTAGTGTGATCGCAGTACCCAGTTTCCTGAGGCAgctgaggaagggggggggagagattctgCAGGATAAGTTTCTGAAATTCTGCATCATGTGTGACTAGATTTGCAGTGTCCGTTTTATTTTACACTATAAAAATAGTCTTTTTTCAACCTTGCTTGTGCGTTTGCTTAATTCACTGTGACTGAAATGGAATCTTGCAAACAGGAGCAGCCTGGACCTTGGGTTGCCGTTTGGGAATAGGCAAAAAAGACAGTCCTGGAATCAGtaataggggaggaggaggaagacagggCTTGGAATAGGGAGGAAAATGATGCGATTGAGGAGAGACATTTCCCttgtctctcctcccctccctagaTGTCTCTCTGTCCCTCTCCTATATACAGTGCATTCTCATAACTTTGATCCCTGTGGCAAAATAAGGTTTTACCTTGGCTTTTGCAGGGTTCTACAGTTAGTGGCAaccagaaaataaggggactttGTTTTTTGAATCAGCCTGCAGGGCTAGCTCAACCAATA carries:
- the LOC115466463 gene encoding zinc finger protein 135-like, producing the protein MSVLVSEPASVTFSDVAAYFWEAEWDVLGEWQKDLYRKVIKEIHGILMSLGYSIVNPDVIFRIKQREEKYFSQHYDWKEKENNDNPSVSHPVVTSVFSLSVKQEEEPPTTGRPEPGATEQVHPSANGCPSIGPDILIRIKQEGFGAEHQECEERGSTNFRVPCSPGYSSACSVRPLKIEEPCVSNPPEEEEEIIRIITAEDGSRDDCEMQREEWKHRDLSTHSLCSSADYEGSVSRVTLPMVDGREQKGERPDAWSECARNFNCSSNFVQPQRLHERETSFRYSECGKSFGTQSHSIEYQRMPSNFVLQQDSKNGDHLISEYDKITLLLAQSRNDPQRKPFKCTECEKSFAYRSTLKVHKRVHTGEKLFTCSECDKCFSQIGNLRQHKITHLGEKFKCSECDKSYNYISCLRRHERSHRGYRPFTCSHCNKCFSELRNLKQHEMTHTGEKPFKCSECDEYFRYIFSLRRHERIHARGTPFKCSECDKCFSQVSNLRRHELTHKEEKPFNCSESDISFGQISNLTQLDATFVEENPTCLEKLSRQKPYKCFECDKCFSQLGNLRQHEMTHTGERPYQCSQCDKRFIQLGNMRQHEMTHMEGKPFKCTECAESFSYISSLRRHERIHARGTPFRCTECDKCFSYVSSLLRHEKIHTKGTPGAFLFPPIESSMEENQTAVKENETRTALQIEVLVPNDCSV